In Bacteroidales bacterium, one DNA window encodes the following:
- the dusB gene encoding tRNA dihydrouridine synthase DusB → MKIGNIDLGEKPLVLAPLEDVTDSAFRLVCKKFGADMVVTEFISSEGLIRDAAKSQNKLIFKESERPIAIQIFGHDPEAMRQAALLAEEANPEIIDINFGCPVRKVINKGGGADLLRDVPRMINITKAVVNATKLPVTVKTRLGWDEGSKNIVKIAERLQDCGISAITIHGRTRAQMYKGAADWTLIAEVKNNPAMHIPVIGNGDIGSPETAKLMFDNYGVDGIMIGRAAIGNPWLFEQIRNFLNDGVRTEGPDLRTRIAVCKEHLLHAIALKGERRAILEMRKHYSGYFRALPHFKEHRLQLLTSSSLAEVEVVFANLIRSITNAYSLE, encoded by the coding sequence ATGAAAATAGGCAATATTGATCTGGGCGAAAAACCGCTGGTGCTAGCGCCTCTTGAAGACGTTACAGATTCAGCTTTCCGGCTGGTTTGCAAGAAGTTTGGCGCCGACATGGTTGTTACGGAGTTTATCTCCTCCGAGGGTTTGATCCGGGACGCCGCAAAAAGTCAGAATAAACTCATATTCAAAGAATCTGAACGTCCTATTGCAATTCAAATCTTTGGCCATGATCCTGAAGCTATGCGACAGGCTGCTTTATTGGCCGAAGAAGCCAATCCTGAAATCATTGACATCAACTTCGGATGCCCTGTAAGGAAAGTTATCAATAAAGGCGGCGGCGCCGATCTTTTAAGGGATGTTCCGCGAATGATCAATATTACGAAAGCCGTGGTGAATGCTACAAAACTGCCGGTAACTGTGAAAACCCGGCTGGGATGGGATGAAGGATCAAAAAATATTGTTAAAATTGCAGAACGCTTGCAGGATTGCGGCATTTCCGCCATAACCATTCATGGCCGTACAAGGGCTCAAATGTATAAAGGAGCAGCCGACTGGACTTTGATTGCTGAAGTTAAAAACAATCCGGCGATGCATATCCCTGTGATCGGAAACGGTGATATTGGTAGTCCCGAAACTGCAAAACTGATGTTTGATAATTATGGTGTTGATGGCATCATGATAGGCAGGGCAGCCATTGGCAATCCCTGGTTGTTTGAGCAGATAAGAAATTTCCTTAATGATGGCGTTCGCACTGAAGGCCCAGATTTGAGAACCCGGATAGCAGTTTGTAAAGAGCATCTTCTTCATGCAATTGCATTGAAGGGTGAGAGAAGAGCCATCCTGGAAATGAGAAAACATTATTCGGGATATTTCAGAGCTTTGCCACATTTTAAAGAGCACAGGCTCCAATTGTTAACAAGCAGTTCATTGGCTGAGGTTGAAGTAGTGTTCGCCAATTTAATACGCTCCATTACAAACGCTTATTCCCTTGAATAG
- a CDS encoding TlpA family protein disulfide reductase, with protein MRRLQVFYLLVFIALIGCNHNQYAIIVLEGHTNIADTLTIREISTEKVIAQIPLIKGQSEFRFKLDEIIIASIELNGVGNENIYVIDPKIKKVINIDSAVLIKTNSVADSLLKYFWRSQNEMFEKHNDLFWNENNPEKVLIVFDSLISFRDQQITQMMSRLSKDEKQLLRSRNKGLAYNFLFYYGRVIREYPCETKYYEFITNIDHDHILVKSMPDIVLYKYEVEILRAIDTIPGIDHFLTHIDKQDISQDLRDFLKAIYLQRIIDRPSYWKKHQYFITKAAFESALEREQANDYLHLFKGLANSFISSREGERAFDFSAIANNGNTVKLSDFKGKLVVIGVWATWCAPCLDERPHLVEIADKYAGNSDVVILLISVDQSVKSWKTFLNKEIRAHKGIDVIIPDGMKTEFGEKYLIKIIPKYIMINENGLIIDVDLPKPSSSLDMRIEEELRFRSIREIREIIGFKAF; from the coding sequence ATGAGACGGTTGCAAGTTTTTTATTTATTAGTTTTCATTGCGCTTATCGGATGTAATCATAATCAATATGCAATCATTGTTCTTGAGGGTCATACAAACATTGCTGATACTCTTACAATCCGAGAGATAAGTACAGAAAAAGTCATCGCACAAATACCATTGATCAAAGGACAATCGGAATTCAGGTTTAAGCTTGACGAAATAATTATCGCTTCGATTGAACTGAACGGGGTCGGTAATGAAAATATTTATGTTATTGATCCAAAGATTAAAAAAGTAATCAATATTGATTCTGCCGTATTGATAAAAACAAATTCTGTGGCTGATTCGCTCTTGAAATACTTTTGGCGATCCCAAAACGAAATGTTTGAAAAACATAATGATTTGTTCTGGAATGAGAACAATCCGGAGAAAGTGCTCATTGTGTTTGATAGCTTGATTTCTTTCAGGGATCAACAAATCACCCAGATGATGTCCAGATTAAGCAAGGATGAGAAACAGCTATTGCGATCCCGAAACAAAGGATTGGCGTATAACTTTCTGTTTTATTACGGGAGAGTGATTAGAGAATATCCTTGTGAAACCAAATATTATGAATTTATTACCAACATTGATCACGATCACATTTTGGTCAAATCAATGCCAGATATTGTGCTCTATAAATACGAAGTGGAGATTTTAAGGGCGATAGATACTATTCCGGGAATTGATCATTTTTTAACCCACATTGATAAACAGGATATTTCTCAGGACTTGAGGGACTTTTTAAAAGCAATTTACTTGCAACGGATTATTGATAGACCATCATATTGGAAGAAACATCAATATTTTATTACAAAAGCTGCTTTTGAGAGCGCCCTTGAACGAGAGCAAGCCAACGATTATTTGCATCTCTTTAAAGGTTTGGCGAATTCTTTTATATCGTCCAGGGAAGGAGAAAGGGCATTTGATTTTTCTGCAATCGCAAACAATGGTAATACTGTTAAATTATCTGACTTTAAAGGCAAACTTGTAGTGATAGGTGTTTGGGCAACATGGTGTGCCCCTTGCCTGGACGAACGTCCACACTTAGTGGAAATTGCAGATAAATACGCCGGTAATTCCGATGTTGTAATATTATTGATTTCAGTGGATCAATCCGTAAAAAGCTGGAAAACATTCCTTAATAAAGAAATCAGAGCACATAAGGGGATTGACGTGATAATTCCGGATGGGATGAAAACGGAGTTCGGAGAAAAGTATTTGATTAAAATTATTCCGAAATACATCATGATCAACGAAAATGGGCTGATCATTGATGTTGACCTACCAAAGCCCTCATCGTCACTTGACATGAGAATTGAGGAGGAGTTAAGATTCCGCAGCATCCGCGAAATAAGAGAGATTATTGGGTTTAAGGCTTTTTAG
- a CDS encoding sigma-54-dependent Fis family transcriptional regulator produces MDTYKIFIVEDEAIFARIIAHHLSLNPDYEVEIFANGKQLLGNLYRNPSVITLDYNLPGMTGLEILTKIKEFNPDLPVIIVSGQQEISTAVELLKKGAYDYVLKDQDTKDRLWNIIKNLRETDKLKQKVSVLEQEVVKKYEFGNIIKGNSNAIERVFQLIEKAARTGITVSITGETGTGKELVAKSIHFHSARSHHPFVAVNVSAIPKELMEAEMFGHEKGAFTGAMNRRIGKFEEAQKGTIFLDEIGDMDLNMQSKLLRVLQEEEVTRIGGNAVVKLDVRVICATHKNLLEEVKKGNFREDLYYRLLGLPIELPPLRDRKSDVFLLARHFVEEFCAKNKMKKLAISPEAFEKLGKYHFPGNVRELKAIIELAAVMADSDTISDIDIKFSSTGVLNDFLQQETTLDEYNRKIIKHFLEKYENKVRLVADKLGVGKTTIYRMMQEEKL; encoded by the coding sequence GTGGATACTTACAAAATTTTTATAGTTGAAGATGAGGCAATTTTTGCCAGAATTATTGCGCATCATTTATCTCTGAACCCTGATTATGAGGTCGAGATTTTTGCAAATGGCAAGCAATTACTTGGCAATCTTTATCGAAATCCTTCGGTCATCACACTTGATTACAACCTTCCGGGAATGACCGGCCTTGAAATTCTTACCAAAATCAAGGAGTTTAACCCCGATCTTCCTGTTATCATTGTTTCAGGACAACAGGAAATATCAACTGCGGTAGAGCTGTTAAAAAAAGGAGCTTATGACTATGTACTCAAGGATCAGGACACAAAGGATCGTTTATGGAATATAATTAAGAACCTGCGCGAGACTGACAAACTCAAGCAAAAAGTCTCGGTTCTTGAACAGGAAGTTGTTAAAAAATACGAATTTGGCAACATAATCAAGGGAAACAGCAACGCGATTGAACGTGTTTTTCAGTTGATTGAAAAAGCGGCTCGTACTGGTATTACCGTATCCATTACCGGCGAAACCGGAACAGGAAAGGAATTGGTTGCCAAATCTATACATTTTCATTCTGCGCGATCCCATCACCCGTTTGTAGCCGTCAATGTATCAGCAATTCCGAAAGAACTGATGGAAGCCGAGATGTTTGGTCACGAGAAAGGTGCATTTACAGGAGCTATGAACCGCAGGATCGGAAAGTTTGAAGAGGCGCAAAAAGGAACTATTTTTCTTGATGAAATCGGTGATATGGATCTCAACATGCAATCCAAGCTATTGCGGGTGCTGCAGGAAGAAGAAGTCACACGTATTGGCGGCAACGCAGTTGTAAAACTTGATGTGCGTGTAATTTGTGCAACCCATAAAAATCTGTTGGAGGAGGTTAAAAAAGGCAATTTCCGCGAAGACCTTTATTACCGTTTGCTTGGTTTACCCATCGAATTGCCCCCGTTACGCGACAGAAAAAGCGATGTGTTTTTATTGGCCAGGCACTTTGTTGAAGAGTTTTGTGCCAAAAACAAAATGAAAAAGCTGGCTATATCACCAGAGGCATTTGAGAAACTCGGGAAATATCATTTTCCTGGCAATGTACGTGAACTCAAGGCTATTATTGAACTGGCCGCGGTAATGGCTGACAGTGATACCATTTCTGATATAGACATAAAATTCAGTTCAACCGGGGTGCTGAATGATTTTCTCCAGCAAGAAACAACGCTGGACGAGTATAACCGGAAAATAATAAAACACTTCCTTGAGAAATATGAGAACAAGGTTCGCCTTGTAGCCGATAAGCTAGGCGTTGGCAAAACCACTATTTACAGGATGATGCAGGAGGAAAAGTTGTAG
- a CDS encoding Rne/Rng family ribonuclease: MNKELVIDSESSEVSIALLEDKVLVELNKERSNNNYAVGDVYLGRVRKIMPGLNAAFVDVGYEKDAFLHYLDLGPQVNSLNKFVKLALSGKVQDGSLAKFEMEPDIDKSGRISAVLSPNQLVVVQIAKEPISTKGPRITSELAFAGRYLVMVPFSTRISVSQKIKSPEERNRLKRLIQSIRPKNCGIIIRTVAENKMVADLDADLRNLTQKWENTAIKLNGSQPPQKIISEIDRTSAILRDILSESFNNIYVNDSVVYDETRNYIKKIFPDKVDIVKLYKGKIPIFEHYGIDKQIKNAFGKIVTIKSGVYLIIEHTEALHVIDINSGHRVNSDNSQETNALAVNKEAAIEVARQLRLRDMGGIIVVDFIDMHQPGHRRDLFQKLKDEMAKDRAKHAILPPSKFGLVQITRQRVRPEMTVQVLEKCPSCDGTGKVKSSIMLIDEIENNIHYLIKDQNEKFLKLTVHPYVYAFLIKGMPSLRMKWYFKYGKWIKLKPMAAYHILEYHFFNKNDDEIIL, from the coding sequence GTGAACAAGGAATTAGTTATTGATTCGGAATCGTCCGAGGTCAGCATTGCATTACTTGAGGACAAGGTATTAGTAGAACTCAACAAGGAAAGAAGCAACAACAACTATGCAGTTGGAGATGTGTACCTTGGCCGGGTTCGGAAAATAATGCCTGGCCTCAATGCTGCATTTGTAGATGTTGGCTACGAAAAAGACGCTTTCCTTCATTACCTCGATCTTGGCCCCCAGGTTAACTCCCTTAATAAATTTGTGAAACTTGCACTTTCAGGCAAGGTTCAGGACGGCTCGCTCGCCAAGTTTGAGATGGAGCCGGATATTGATAAAAGCGGCAGGATTTCCGCTGTTCTCAGCCCGAACCAATTGGTTGTGGTTCAGATTGCAAAAGAACCTATTTCAACCAAAGGTCCCCGTATTACTTCTGAACTGGCGTTTGCCGGACGGTACCTTGTTATGGTTCCCTTTTCGACCCGGATTTCGGTATCTCAGAAAATTAAAAGCCCCGAAGAACGCAACAGGCTTAAAAGACTGATTCAAAGCATAAGACCAAAAAATTGCGGCATCATCATCCGAACCGTTGCCGAAAACAAAATGGTTGCCGACCTTGATGCGGATCTCAGGAATTTGACCCAGAAATGGGAAAACACTGCAATTAAATTAAATGGTTCGCAGCCACCGCAAAAAATAATCAGCGAAATTGACCGTACATCGGCCATTCTACGCGATATACTCAGCGAGTCGTTCAACAACATTTATGTAAATGATTCGGTTGTTTACGACGAAACCAGGAATTACATTAAGAAAATATTTCCCGATAAGGTTGATATTGTAAAGCTGTACAAAGGTAAGATCCCGATTTTCGAACATTACGGGATTGATAAACAGATCAAGAATGCTTTTGGGAAAATCGTAACCATAAAAAGTGGTGTGTATCTCATTATTGAACACACCGAAGCGTTGCATGTGATTGATATCAACAGCGGCCACCGGGTTAACTCCGATAATTCGCAGGAAACCAATGCACTTGCTGTAAACAAAGAAGCGGCTATTGAAGTGGCGAGGCAATTACGACTGCGTGATATGGGCGGCATCATCGTGGTGGATTTCATTGATATGCACCAACCGGGGCACCGCCGCGATCTTTTCCAGAAACTAAAGGATGAGATGGCGAAAGACCGTGCCAAGCATGCCATTCTGCCTCCGAGCAAGTTTGGTTTGGTTCAGATCACAAGGCAACGGGTCAGACCCGAAATGACGGTGCAGGTGCTTGAAAAATGCCCTTCATGTGATGGTACCGGTAAGGTGAAATCGAGCATCATGCTTATTGATGAGATCGAAAATAACATTCACTACCTGATAAAGGATCAAAACGAAAAGTTCCTGAAGCTTACCGTTCACCCTTATGTGTATGCTTTTTTGATAAAGGGCATGCCATCCCTGAGGATGAAATGGTACTTCAAATACGGTAAGTGGATAAAACTGAAACCAATGGCTGCTTATCATATTCTTGAATATCACTTTTTTAACAAGAACGACGACGAGATAATCCTATGA
- the trpS gene encoding tryptophan--tRNA ligase, translating into MDIVVSGIRPTGNLHLGNYFGAVQNFIRMQEEHQCYFFIADYHSLTTHPTPADLHGNVKNVLVNFLAAGMDPEKAILYIQSDVPEVTELYLLLNMNAYLGELERVASFKEKVRTQPNNINAGLLTYPTLMAADVMIHKAAKVPVGKDQEQHLEMMRNFANRFNRMYNVEYFPAPVAFNFGEELIKIPGLDGSTKMSKSDGDQNAIYLSDEPEAIRKKVMRAVTDAGPTEENQPKPQPIENIFQLMKALSSQEVYEHYSKLYNSCQIRYGDMKKQLAEDAIAFTAPFREKIKELNSDNNHLHKVASLGAAKARESASRTILEVREIIGFKAF; encoded by the coding sequence ATGGATATTGTTGTAAGCGGCATCAGGCCTACCGGAAACCTCCACCTTGGTAATTATTTTGGAGCGGTTCAGAATTTTATAAGGATGCAGGAAGAGCACCAGTGCTATTTTTTCATCGCCGATTATCATTCGCTCACCACTCACCCAACACCTGCCGATTTGCACGGCAATGTTAAAAATGTGCTGGTTAATTTCCTGGCCGCCGGCATGGATCCTGAAAAAGCTATCTTGTACATTCAAAGCGATGTTCCTGAAGTTACAGAGCTTTATCTGCTGCTAAACATGAATGCCTATTTGGGTGAATTGGAAAGGGTGGCGTCATTCAAGGAAAAAGTGCGAACCCAACCCAATAACATCAACGCCGGTTTGCTCACCTATCCCACCTTGATGGCGGCTGATGTTATGATCCACAAAGCTGCCAAGGTTCCCGTAGGAAAAGACCAGGAACAACACCTTGAAATGATGCGCAATTTTGCGAACCGTTTCAATCGTATGTATAATGTGGAATATTTCCCTGCCCCTGTGGCTTTTAACTTCGGAGAGGAACTGATTAAAATTCCCGGGCTGGATGGCAGCACCAAAATGAGCAAATCAGATGGCGATCAAAACGCCATTTATTTATCTGACGAACCCGAAGCCATCCGCAAAAAAGTCATGCGCGCCGTAACCGATGCCGGTCCAACTGAAGAAAACCAGCCCAAACCCCAGCCCATCGAAAATATTTTCCAGTTAATGAAGGCGCTTTCCTCACAGGAGGTTTATGAGCACTACAGCAAGCTTTACAATTCCTGCCAGATCCGATACGGCGATATGAAGAAGCAATTGGCTGAAGATGCTATAGCCTTCACAGCTCCCTTCCGTGAAAAGATCAAGGAATTGAATTCCGACAATAACCATCTGCATAAAGTCGCCAGCCTTGGCGCAGCAAAAGCCCGTGAAAGCGCCTCCCGCACCATCCTCGAAGTGAGGGAGATTATTGGGTTTAAGGCATTTTAG
- a CDS encoding integration host factor subunit beta yields MTKAEIVAEIANKTGIEKVAVQATVEAFMEAVKSSLANGDNVYLRGFGSFIVKKRAEKTGRNISKNTTIIIPAHNIPSFKPAKTFVSEVKNKVN; encoded by the coding sequence ATGACAAAGGCAGAAATTGTAGCAGAAATTGCTAATAAAACTGGAATTGAAAAAGTGGCCGTTCAGGCAACAGTTGAAGCTTTCATGGAAGCCGTTAAAAGTTCACTTGCAAACGGAGATAACGTGTATCTGCGCGGTTTCGGTAGCTTTATTGTTAAAAAGAGAGCAGAGAAAACAGGAAGGAACATTTCAAAGAACACTACCATCATTATTCCGGCACACAACATTCCTTCATTCAAACCAGCCAAAACCTTTGTTAGCGAAGTTAAAAACAAGGTTAATTAA
- the mutY gene encoding A/G-specific adenine glycosylase: MLFRNTLVNWYLENCRPLPWRTTNDPYAIWVSEIILQQTRVNQGLAYYHRFISRFPDIQSLANASEELVLKTWEGLGYYSRARNMHATARFLVESHNGNFPEDFKELEKLKGIGKYTAAAIASIAFNKPVAVVDGNVLRFVSRYLGISQPIDSGKTINNISSHVNELISADSPGLFNQAMMEFGALQCVPVKPDCNKCPFANDCKAYKEEKVAVIPYKEKKTGVTARFFNYLVVQHYFNDFPGIVLRHRNHGDIWKHLYDFPLIETNKLLSIDQLRSHDEFMKLFDGSDPVTDVYPGSYRHLLTHRIIHARFFKILLGKNDSLRLPDGYISTNNPTHFPMPVLIKKFIEEQDLKTLLNLMP; the protein is encoded by the coding sequence ATTCTTTTTCGCAACACACTGGTAAATTGGTATTTAGAAAATTGTCGTCCACTCCCTTGGAGGACGACTAACGATCCTTATGCCATTTGGGTTTCGGAAATCATATTACAACAGACCCGTGTGAACCAGGGTTTAGCTTATTATCACCGCTTTATTTCACGCTTTCCTGACATTCAAAGTCTTGCAAATGCATCCGAGGAACTTGTGCTGAAAACGTGGGAAGGGCTGGGTTATTATTCGAGGGCACGCAATATGCATGCAACTGCCAGGTTTTTGGTTGAGAGCCATAACGGGAATTTTCCGGAAGACTTTAAAGAACTTGAAAAACTAAAGGGAATAGGTAAATATACTGCAGCCGCTATTGCCTCAATTGCTTTCAACAAGCCTGTGGCAGTTGTTGATGGCAATGTCCTCAGGTTTGTTTCCCGGTATTTGGGAATATCACAACCGATAGATTCTGGAAAGACTATTAACAATATTAGTAGTCACGTAAATGAATTGATCAGCGCTGATTCGCCGGGATTATTCAACCAGGCCATGATGGAATTTGGAGCCTTGCAATGTGTGCCGGTCAAGCCGGATTGTAATAAATGTCCTTTTGCCAATGATTGTAAAGCGTACAAAGAAGAAAAGGTTGCTGTGATTCCTTATAAAGAAAAGAAAACCGGGGTTACGGCCAGGTTTTTCAATTACCTGGTTGTCCAGCATTATTTTAACGATTTTCCCGGCATTGTGCTCAGGCATAGAAACCATGGCGACATCTGGAAACATTTGTATGACTTTCCGCTTATTGAAACCAACAAACTGTTAAGCATTGATCAACTACGCAGCCATGACGAATTCATGAAACTGTTTGACGGTTCAGACCCGGTAACAGATGTTTATCCCGGATCGTACAGGCATTTGCTGACACATAGAATTATTCATGCCCGCTTTTTTAAGATTTTGCTTGGGAAGAATGATTCACTCCGCCTCCCCGATGGTTATATAAGCACTAATAATCCCACTCATTTTCCGATGCCGGTATTGATCAAAAAATTTATTGAAGAGCAGGATTTGAAAACGCTACTAAATCTGATGCCATGA